Proteins encoded within one genomic window of Hahella chejuensis KCTC 2396:
- the tesB gene encoding acyl-CoA thioesterase II, translating to MNDVVQKLLDLLQLRALDDCLFQGSSEDLGFKNVFGGQVVGQALMAAYRTVDETRVAHSLHAYFLRAGDPDHDIIYEVTPIRDGRSFSARRVAARQHGKEILTLMVSFQTPEQGFEHQEPMVDVAGPEDIVSELEMRRRFQDLIPESRREQLTRERPIEIRPLNPVNPLNPEKQEPKKYNWFRAVRDMPEGVRWHHCVLAYASDFGLLGTSLHPHGVSFFQRGMQVASLDHAVWFHRDFRVDDWLLYAMDSPSASHGRGFNRGLIYDRSGRLVASTAQEALIRRRMD from the coding sequence ATGAACGATGTAGTCCAGAAATTGTTGGATTTGTTGCAGTTGCGCGCGCTTGACGATTGCCTGTTCCAAGGATCAAGCGAAGACCTGGGATTCAAGAATGTATTTGGCGGCCAGGTCGTCGGTCAGGCGCTGATGGCGGCCTATCGCACTGTCGATGAGACGCGGGTCGCCCATAGCCTGCATGCTTACTTTCTGCGCGCCGGCGATCCGGATCATGACATTATTTATGAGGTGACGCCGATCCGGGATGGCCGCTCTTTCAGCGCCAGACGCGTCGCCGCCCGTCAGCATGGTAAGGAAATACTTACTCTCATGGTTTCGTTCCAGACGCCTGAACAGGGGTTTGAGCATCAGGAGCCGATGGTTGATGTAGCTGGACCGGAGGACATCGTATCGGAGCTGGAGATGCGTCGTCGCTTCCAGGATCTGATCCCTGAGAGCCGCCGTGAACAGTTGACCCGCGAGCGCCCGATAGAGATTCGCCCGCTGAATCCGGTCAACCCTCTGAATCCTGAGAAGCAGGAGCCGAAAAAGTACAATTGGTTTCGTGCGGTGCGCGATATGCCTGAAGGCGTGCGCTGGCACCATTGCGTATTAGCTTACGCATCGGATTTCGGTTTGCTGGGAACCAGTCTGCATCCCCATGGCGTTTCCTTTTTCCAACGGGGCATGCAGGTGGCGAGTCTGGATCATGCGGTCTGGTTTCATCGCGATTTTCGTGTGGATGACTGGTTGCTTTACGCGATGGACAGTCCCAGCGCCTCCCACGGACGCGGCTTTAATCGCGGACTGATTTATGACCGCTCAGGCCGGTTGGTGGCTTCCACCGCGCAGGAGGCGTTGATTCGTCGACGTATGGATTGA
- a CDS encoding MBL fold metallo-hydrolase, translating into MTKILDLDVPHAYRNRPHHVGGRFRSPPGGHHDGRHSSEMAKVLWELFRHGNDPVRATHDHCLLRDAAKAELAAAQAQQSLTWLGQSCFYLRLGDQAILTDPFLGERASPLRFSGPKRLVASPLQIEDLHIDVIVMSHNHYDHFDASTLARVKNKESVQVVTTLGLRPDFIRLGYPKIVELDWYQSCRIQGVHYTALPAYHFSGRSLWDADQTLWASFAIEGGGVKCFFAGDTGYGDEFKRIGELTGPYDIALVPIGAYAPREVFAGVHASPEEAISMGRDLKAARLVGMHWGTVRLTTEPFWEPRDRFLVPGSGPQRRVMKIGETRDISVL; encoded by the coding sequence ATGACCAAAATACTGGATCTGGATGTTCCCCACGCGTACCGCAATCGCCCCCACCATGTAGGCGGTCGCTTTCGGTCGCCGCCAGGAGGCCATCACGACGGCCGGCATTCTTCGGAGATGGCGAAAGTACTGTGGGAGCTGTTTCGTCATGGCAATGATCCGGTGCGCGCCACTCACGACCATTGCCTGCTGCGGGATGCGGCGAAGGCGGAACTGGCGGCGGCGCAGGCGCAGCAAAGTCTGACCTGGCTGGGGCAGTCCTGTTTCTATCTGCGCCTGGGCGATCAGGCGATACTCACCGATCCGTTCCTGGGCGAGCGGGCGTCTCCCCTGCGCTTCAGTGGCCCCAAACGTCTGGTGGCGTCGCCGCTGCAGATTGAAGACCTGCACATAGACGTCATCGTCATGTCTCACAATCATTATGATCACTTCGACGCATCGACTCTGGCGAGAGTGAAGAATAAGGAAAGCGTCCAGGTGGTCACTACCCTGGGATTGCGCCCGGATTTTATCCGCCTGGGATACCCTAAGATCGTCGAACTGGATTGGTATCAAAGCTGCCGGATTCAAGGCGTACACTATACCGCGTTGCCGGCTTACCACTTTTCCGGACGTTCGCTCTGGGATGCGGATCAGACATTGTGGGCGAGCTTCGCCATAGAAGGAGGGGGAGTTAAGTGCTTCTTCGCCGGCGATACTGGCTATGGTGACGAGTTTAAACGCATTGGCGAGTTGACCGGGCCCTATGATATCGCCCTTGTACCCATCGGCGCCTATGCCCCGAGGGAAGTTTTCGCAGGGGTTCACGCCAGCCCGGAAGAGGCGATTTCAATGGGCAGGGATCTGAAGGCGGCGCGCTTGGTGGGGATGCACTGGGGCACAGTGAGATTGACCACTGAGCCGTTCTGGGAACCGAGAGATCGCTTTCTGGTTCCTGGCTCAGGGCCGCAAAGGCGGGTTATGAAAATTGGCGAAACCCGCGACATATCCGTTTTGTAA
- a CDS encoding EAL domain-containing protein: MPNIKTFLLLSLLILSAHCLGETETPRNYVSTENSAIPIIAYWRDASGEETIEGLRGHTERPWETIAANHANFGYTKDSFWFRFLLANDTDKSKRRLLVVRAPHLDDVLFAELVNGEVVRRSQTGEYYPFSQRETLHPLYIYPVELEPGESHEFLFRIQSEGSLSLPLEIWKEDAFYLRNDREALTHGLYYGFLLFVVTFNLFIFLALREPMYLFYVIFTLMILLVQATLQGRTFQFLWPNVPQLQNFTILVSVPLIALSAAEFSRRFLKLPVMAPRLNYLLIGVSIAGVASIIGVFAAPPHLSKGVSTALVLVTDLILVIIGPYLWWKGVRSARLFTCAWLMLELGASLTLLLVLGVVPHNLLTAYGFEIGSAAEAVLLSVAIVERIYVERNERLKAQEQIIEEQQELQLLEQRRLYEATHSQVTELPSRAYLERFIADRISAQPGSAFMACLISLQRYRDIDRTLGNENARQLMYQIAHQLNEFVETLDGVISIEHSVQGPLYVASLDEITLAMLLEQRRNSEAEQEVQALSKFLGQRIQFGYLSLDLDPRFGLAAYPHHTDSAEGLLRLARIALDATHHSKGCAAVYQSQYNPYSERRLTLLAELDKAIDANKLCLHFQPQLDIEADVITGFEALIRWTHDDFGQIFPDEFIPLAEQAGHITKLTLWVIRQALLHLQELSQAGYDDIGIAVNISMVDLENDSFIEKVQRLLEGSSVAPARLTLELTETALMQDPEGALSALQALRAAGVLIALDDFGVGYSSLSYIKKLPLHKVKIDRSLVSDLASEPDASVVARTAIDMSHGLGYEAIAEGVEDIEALNLLRSMHCRYIQGYWLARPMPWEFAIEWLRTYAAHARERAAERDIRAKSG, from the coding sequence ATGCCCAACATAAAAACGTTCCTGCTGCTAAGCCTGCTTATATTAAGCGCCCATTGTCTGGGGGAGACGGAGACGCCGCGCAACTATGTCAGCACAGAGAACAGCGCTATCCCCATTATCGCTTATTGGCGCGACGCCAGCGGAGAGGAAACTATTGAAGGCCTGCGCGGCCATACTGAGCGTCCCTGGGAGACCATCGCCGCCAATCACGCCAACTTCGGCTACACCAAAGACAGCTTCTGGTTTCGCTTCCTTCTCGCCAACGACACCGATAAATCGAAACGCCGCCTTCTGGTGGTGAGAGCGCCCCATCTGGATGACGTTCTATTCGCCGAACTGGTCAACGGCGAGGTCGTCCGGCGCAGCCAGACCGGCGAATATTATCCGTTCAGTCAGCGGGAAACCCTGCACCCTCTTTATATCTATCCCGTGGAACTGGAGCCCGGCGAATCCCATGAGTTTTTGTTCCGCATCCAAAGCGAGGGCTCTCTGAGCCTGCCGCTGGAGATATGGAAGGAAGATGCGTTTTACCTGCGCAATGATCGGGAAGCGCTCACCCACGGCCTTTATTACGGCTTCCTGCTCTTCGTGGTCACGTTCAACCTGTTTATTTTCCTGGCGCTCCGAGAGCCCATGTATCTGTTCTATGTCATCTTTACCTTGATGATTCTGCTGGTGCAGGCGACGCTGCAAGGCCGCACCTTCCAGTTCCTCTGGCCTAACGTACCGCAGTTGCAGAACTTCACTATCCTGGTCTCCGTGCCGCTAATCGCGCTATCGGCGGCGGAGTTTTCCCGACGTTTCCTTAAACTGCCCGTCATGGCGCCGCGCCTGAATTACCTTCTAATCGGCGTCAGTATCGCCGGGGTGGCCTCGATCATCGGCGTATTCGCCGCGCCTCCGCACCTGTCAAAAGGCGTATCCACCGCGTTAGTGCTGGTCACAGACCTGATTCTCGTCATTATTGGGCCCTACCTCTGGTGGAAGGGCGTGCGCTCCGCTCGCCTGTTTACCTGCGCCTGGCTGATGTTAGAGCTGGGGGCCAGTTTGACCCTGTTGCTGGTCTTGGGCGTTGTCCCGCATAACCTACTGACCGCCTACGGCTTCGAAATCGGCTCCGCCGCAGAAGCCGTGCTGCTGTCGGTCGCCATTGTGGAGCGCATTTACGTTGAGCGGAACGAGCGCCTCAAAGCCCAGGAACAAATCATCGAAGAGCAGCAGGAACTGCAGTTGCTGGAGCAGCGTCGTCTATATGAAGCAACCCACAGTCAGGTCACAGAGCTGCCCAGCCGCGCCTACCTGGAACGCTTCATCGCCGATCGCATTAGCGCCCAGCCAGGCTCCGCCTTTATGGCCTGTCTGATCAGCCTTCAACGTTACCGTGACATCGACCGTACCCTGGGTAATGAAAACGCCCGTCAGCTGATGTATCAGATCGCCCACCAGCTCAATGAGTTCGTGGAAACGCTGGACGGCGTTATCTCTATCGAGCATTCCGTACAGGGGCCGCTTTATGTCGCCTCACTGGATGAAATCACGCTGGCGATGCTGCTGGAACAGCGCCGCAACAGTGAAGCCGAGCAGGAAGTGCAGGCCCTGTCGAAATTTCTGGGGCAGCGCATCCAGTTTGGCTACCTTTCTCTTGATCTTGATCCGCGCTTTGGCCTGGCCGCCTACCCCCATCACACGGACAGCGCTGAAGGCCTGTTGAGATTGGCGCGTATCGCCTTGGACGCGACTCATCACAGCAAGGGCTGCGCTGCGGTCTATCAGTCCCAATACAACCCTTACAGCGAGCGGCGTCTCACTTTACTGGCGGAGCTGGACAAAGCCATCGACGCCAACAAGCTCTGTCTGCATTTTCAGCCTCAATTGGACATTGAGGCTGATGTCATTACCGGATTTGAGGCGTTGATCCGCTGGACTCATGATGATTTCGGTCAGATATTCCCCGACGAGTTCATCCCGTTAGCAGAGCAGGCTGGCCATATCACCAAACTCACTCTTTGGGTAATCAGGCAGGCTCTGCTCCATTTACAGGAATTAAGCCAGGCAGGCTACGATGACATCGGCATAGCGGTGAACATATCCATGGTGGATCTGGAGAACGACAGTTTTATCGAGAAAGTGCAGCGACTACTGGAAGGCTCCAGCGTCGCCCCCGCACGGCTGACGCTGGAGCTGACAGAGACCGCATTGATGCAAGACCCCGAGGGCGCGCTATCGGCGTTACAAGCCCTGCGAGCAGCTGGCGTATTGATTGCCCTGGATGACTTCGGCGTGGGTTATTCCTCCCTCTCCTACATCAAGAAGCTGCCTCTGCATAAGGTGAAAATAGATCGCTCGCTGGTTTCCGATCTCGCCAGCGAGCCGGACGCCAGCGTCGTAGCGCGCACCGCCATTGATATGTCTCATGGCCTGGGCTATGAGGCCATTGCGGAAGGCGTAGAGGATATTGAAGCGCTCAATCTATTGCGCTCCATGCACTGCCGCTACATTCAGGGCTACTGGCTGGCCCGGCCGATGCCCTGGGAGTTCGCCATTGAGTGGCTGCGCACCTACGCCGCCCACGCCCGGGAGCGGGCGGCGGAACGGGATATACGCGCCAAATCCGGCTGA
- a CDS encoding flavodoxin, whose amino-acid sequence MKKIVICVGTVYGAALETAEAVQKALNDKEYEARVAQNPTLEDITEADSAALICTSTTGSGDLPDNIAPLYTALTTQFPNIVGKPFGLITLGDSSYFDSYCGAGEQMEHAMTELAAVKVGEELKIDAMETTDPAEEAVAWALEWAQQLP is encoded by the coding sequence ATGAAAAAGATTGTTATCTGCGTCGGCACTGTATACGGCGCGGCATTGGAAACCGCCGAGGCGGTGCAAAAGGCGCTGAATGATAAAGAATATGAAGCCAGGGTGGCGCAAAATCCCACTCTGGAAGACATCACGGAAGCGGACTCCGCTGCGCTGATCTGCACCTCCACCACCGGCAGCGGCGACTTACCTGACAATATTGCGCCCTTATACACAGCGCTAACCACCCAGTTTCCCAATATCGTCGGCAAACCCTTTGGCCTCATCACTCTGGGCGACAGCTCATACTTCGACAGTTATTGCGGCGCCGGAGAGCAAATGGAGCACGCCATGACCGAGCTGGCGGCAGTCAAAGTAGGTGAAGAGCTCAAGATCGACGCGATGGAAACCACTGATCCGGCGGAAGAAGCCGTCGCCTGGGCGCTGGAGTGGGCGCAGCAGTTGCCGTAA
- a CDS encoding EVE domain-containing protein translates to MAYWLMKTEPDAFSIDDLANSPDGVSGWDGVRNYQARNFMRDDMKVGDQVFIYHSSCPEPGVAGIAEVCREAYPDPSSFDPESPYYDPKSTEENPRWWCVSVRFVRKLNKVVPLAEMKLNPALQDMALVKRSRLSVMPVQPHEWETIMAMA, encoded by the coding sequence ATGGCGTACTGGCTGATGAAAACTGAACCTGACGCATTCAGCATTGATGATCTGGCGAACTCGCCGGACGGCGTCTCAGGCTGGGATGGCGTGCGTAATTATCAGGCGCGTAACTTCATGCGCGACGATATGAAAGTGGGCGATCAGGTATTCATCTATCACAGCAGTTGCCCCGAACCGGGCGTGGCGGGCATAGCGGAAGTTTGTCGGGAAGCCTATCCGGACCCGTCTTCTTTTGATCCGGAGTCGCCTTATTACGACCCCAAGTCCACGGAGGAAAACCCCCGCTGGTGGTGCGTCTCAGTGAGATTCGTGCGCAAACTGAACAAGGTCGTCCCGCTGGCGGAGATGAAGCTGAACCCGGCGCTGCAGGATATGGCGCTGGTCAAACGCAGTCGCCTTTCCGTTATGCCGGTGCAGCCCCATGAGTGGGAAACGATCATGGCGATGGCGTGA
- a CDS encoding GGDEF domain-containing protein, producing MTERNRKTNFHLLSAVLDEEAKVVSVIKALAYAASFMSFVIGVKSWLWTHTAHASALFLFCALMLMNVISYNRTLNQQLFKTLFLWLVGLLFLYLIAGGGESNTGILWFYVFPPFVFYVAGLRTGSWMLIIMVALIAIIFRFPELPWVRTVYNLDFQLRFAATVSFVSVFAFVMDHSRRKARQELINMARLYEKAARTDELTQLPNRRDMQQQLEKEYFRYKRHGSHFSVILLDIDHFKMINDTYGHDAGDFVLMKISELLVNACRKMDMAARWGGEEFLIQLPDTSLVQALTLAERLRKSIEASPLQYKNQEIRYTISCGVCSISQAKDLASLLKQADVNLYQAKIKGRNMVIPLVVQKASEDEPV from the coding sequence ATGACAGAGCGTAACCGCAAAACCAACTTTCATCTGTTAAGCGCAGTCCTCGACGAAGAAGCCAAGGTCGTTAGCGTCATTAAAGCGCTGGCTTATGCGGCGTCCTTCATGTCCTTCGTTATTGGCGTGAAGTCCTGGCTGTGGACCCATACTGCGCACGCATCCGCGCTATTTTTGTTTTGCGCGTTGATGCTCATGAATGTGATTTCCTACAACCGCACTCTCAATCAGCAACTGTTCAAAACCCTGTTTTTATGGCTGGTGGGGCTGTTGTTCCTGTATCTCATCGCCGGCGGCGGCGAGAGCAATACCGGCATTCTGTGGTTTTACGTGTTTCCTCCCTTCGTCTTCTATGTGGCGGGACTGCGCACCGGCAGTTGGATGTTGATTATTATGGTGGCGCTGATCGCCATTATCTTCCGCTTTCCGGAACTTCCCTGGGTGCGCACCGTCTACAACCTGGATTTTCAACTCCGCTTCGCCGCCACCGTTTCCTTCGTCTCGGTCTTTGCATTTGTGATGGATCACTCCCGACGCAAGGCGCGTCAGGAGCTGATCAATATGGCGCGTCTATATGAAAAAGCGGCCCGCACAGATGAGCTGACCCAATTGCCGAACCGACGCGACATGCAACAGCAGCTTGAGAAAGAGTATTTTCGCTACAAACGCCACGGCAGCCATTTTTCAGTGATCCTGCTGGATATCGATCACTTCAAGATGATTAACGACACTTACGGCCATGACGCCGGCGACTTCGTGCTGATGAAAATTTCAGAGTTATTGGTCAACGCCTGCCGCAAAATGGACATGGCGGCGCGCTGGGGCGGAGAAGAGTTTCTCATTCAATTGCCGGACACGTCATTGGTGCAGGCCCTGACGCTGGCGGAAAGGCTGCGCAAGAGCATCGAAGCCAGTCCGTTGCAATACAAAAATCAAGAGATCCGCTACACCATCAGTTGCGGCGTGTGCTCCATCAGTCAGGCGAAAGATCTCGCCTCGCTATTGAAACAGGCGGACGTCAATCTGTATCAGGCCAAAATTAAAGGCCGCAATATGGTGATCCCATTGGTTGTGCAAAAAGCCAGTGAGGATGAACCCGTTTAG
- a CDS encoding inorganic phosphate transporter, which yields MEFRNLGQLEEAASSGQQELARIGIALLFILGILIYTNLRIGDLEGGYLLVVAAMIGGYMALNIGANDVANNMGPAVGSKAITLLGALALAAIFEALGALVAGGNVVSTIKNGIINPDFIQDSTTFIWLMMAALLAGALWLNVATYLGAPVSTTHSIVGGVLGAGIAAGGFGVANWGQMGAIVASWVISPAMGGVIAAGTLYFVKRSMLYEEDKLGAARRYVPVLIAIMAWAFVTYLLLKGAKNIIKLDFMTALLIGLGVSAALYFALLPMVGRAARKMENTRESVNKLFTVPLIFAAALLSFAHGANDVANAIGPLAAINDAIVNHGVVQKASIPLWVMMVGALGIAIGLLLYGPKLIKTVGNEITELDKTRAFCIALAAAITVIVASQLGLPVSSTHIAVGAVFGVGFLREYLKVNYASQLHLILEEHAGLEREKLQKFLNNFEKASVEDMKQMLKQAKKHKEDVPLTKEERKRLKNVYREELVKRASIKKIVAAWIITVPVSALLAALLYFMIRGMLLP from the coding sequence ATGGAGTTTCGCAACCTGGGCCAGTTGGAAGAAGCCGCCTCCAGTGGGCAGCAGGAACTGGCCCGCATTGGTATTGCGCTACTTTTTATTCTGGGCATCCTGATTTACACCAACCTTCGGATCGGCGATCTTGAGGGAGGATACCTGCTTGTAGTCGCCGCTATGATTGGCGGTTATATGGCGCTGAACATCGGCGCCAACGACGTAGCCAATAATATGGGCCCCGCTGTAGGCTCGAAAGCGATCACGCTGCTGGGCGCGCTGGCGCTGGCGGCGATATTTGAAGCGCTGGGCGCGCTGGTCGCCGGAGGCAACGTAGTCAGCACTATCAAGAATGGCATTATCAATCCCGACTTCATTCAAGATTCCACTACTTTCATTTGGCTGATGATGGCGGCGCTGCTGGCCGGCGCGTTGTGGCTGAACGTGGCGACCTATCTGGGCGCGCCAGTGTCCACCACGCACTCTATTGTTGGCGGCGTACTGGGCGCAGGCATCGCCGCCGGCGGCTTTGGCGTTGCGAACTGGGGACAGATGGGCGCTATCGTGGCCAGCTGGGTGATTTCGCCTGCAATGGGCGGCGTTATCGCGGCGGGAACCCTGTACTTCGTCAAGCGTTCAATGCTGTATGAAGAGGACAAGCTGGGCGCCGCGCGTCGTTACGTTCCTGTGCTTATCGCGATCATGGCGTGGGCGTTCGTAACTTATCTGTTGCTCAAAGGCGCCAAGAATATTATCAAGCTGGATTTCATGACCGCCTTGCTGATCGGTCTGGGAGTCTCGGCGGCGCTGTACTTTGCGTTGTTGCCGATGGTGGGACGCGCTGCGCGGAAAATGGAAAACACCCGTGAAAGCGTCAACAAACTGTTTACCGTACCGCTGATCTTTGCGGCGGCGTTGCTGAGTTTCGCTCATGGCGCCAACGACGTGGCTAACGCGATTGGGCCGCTGGCGGCGATCAATGATGCGATTGTTAACCACGGCGTGGTGCAAAAGGCGTCTATTCCGTTATGGGTGATGATGGTCGGCGCGCTGGGCATCGCGATAGGATTGCTGTTATACGGACCGAAGTTGATCAAGACGGTCGGCAATGAAATTACCGAGCTGGACAAGACCCGCGCCTTCTGTATCGCTCTGGCCGCTGCTATCACGGTAATTGTGGCTTCGCAGCTGGGCCTGCCGGTCAGCTCTACTCATATTGCTGTCGGCGCGGTCTTCGGCGTTGGTTTCCTGCGTGAATATCTGAAAGTGAATTACGCCAGCCAGCTGCACCTTATTCTGGAGGAGCATGCGGGTCTGGAGCGAGAAAAGCTGCAGAAATTCCTGAACAACTTCGAAAAAGCGTCTGTGGAAGATATGAAGCAGATGCTGAAGCAGGCCAAGAAGCACAAAGAAGACGTGCCTCTCACTAAAGAGGAGCGCAAGCGTCTGAAAAATGTGTATCGGGAAGAGCTGGTCAAGCGTGCGAGCATCAAGAAGATCGTCGCCGCCTGGATTATTACTGTTCCTGTGTCCGCATTACTGGCTGCGCTGTTGTACTTTATGATTCGCGGTATGCTGCTGCCATAG
- a CDS encoding DHH family phosphoesterase, with protein sequence MTQTLVIYHGNCLDGFGAAYAAYRRLTMLDKQDADYYAATHGEPPPEAAGKRVYLLDFCYKRETLKQLCASADAVIVLDHHISAAEEVAGLDQECPNLSLTFDMSRSGAVIAWEHFHEEPPPALLAMIQDRDLWQWRIADSRDVNAALMSYPKDFEVWDELAQSGAALSRLADEGRAINRFREQMIEYYKGRAVMGEIAGYAAPIVNCPLAVTSELLNVLAQGHPFAAGYSDKGGKRGWSLRSTEDGVNVAEVAMKFGGGGHPRAAGFSTRIDERWLVLEPSESEAE encoded by the coding sequence GTGACTCAGACTCTCGTAATTTATCATGGTAATTGCCTGGACGGCTTCGGCGCGGCGTATGCGGCGTATCGACGCCTGACGATGTTGGACAAGCAGGACGCGGACTACTACGCTGCGACCCACGGCGAGCCGCCGCCGGAAGCCGCCGGCAAGCGTGTTTATCTGCTGGATTTCTGCTACAAGCGGGAAACCCTGAAGCAACTGTGCGCCAGCGCTGACGCCGTCATTGTGCTGGATCATCATATCAGCGCTGCGGAAGAGGTGGCCGGACTGGATCAGGAATGCCCGAATCTGAGTTTGACATTTGATATGAGCCGGTCCGGCGCAGTGATCGCCTGGGAGCATTTCCATGAAGAACCGCCTCCGGCGTTGTTGGCGATGATTCAGGACCGGGACCTGTGGCAGTGGCGTATTGCTGACAGCCGCGACGTCAACGCGGCATTGATGTCTTACCCCAAAGATTTTGAAGTATGGGATGAGTTGGCCCAATCCGGGGCCGCCCTGTCGCGTCTGGCGGATGAGGGGCGCGCCATTAACCGCTTCCGCGAGCAGATGATCGAATATTACAAAGGGCGGGCGGTGATGGGGGAGATCGCCGGCTACGCGGCGCCAATCGTTAACTGTCCTCTGGCGGTGACCAGCGAGTTGCTCAACGTGCTGGCGCAAGGTCATCCGTTCGCCGCGGGGTACAGTGATAAAGGCGGCAAGCGCGGCTGGTCCCTGAGGTCTACGGAAGACGGCGTCAATGTGGCGGAAGTGGCAATGAAGTTTGGCGGCGGCGGGCATCCCCGCGCAGCAGGCTTCTCCACCCGGATTGATGAGCGCTGGCTGGTCCTGGAGCCATCGGAATCCGAAGCCGAATGA
- a CDS encoding DUF488 domain-containing protein codes for MSTPPLPLYSIGYATKPIEVFIGQLQSHRIDVVADVRSVPYSRAFHDYNRETLIQHLKDYGIRYVYLGEELGPRSKDPAHYDESRQVQFDRLIQSDLFQSGVGRLKDGLDKGFRIALMCAEKDPASCHRSLLIAYALQREGLTVRHISHEGDIEAQPELERRLMELTGIQPDMLTPEEECRDLAYRKYCQVMAYRKPE; via the coding sequence ATGAGCACTCCGCCGCTTCCCTTGTACAGCATCGGTTACGCCACCAAACCGATAGAAGTCTTTATCGGACAATTACAGAGCCATCGAATCGACGTGGTGGCGGACGTGCGCTCGGTTCCATACAGCCGCGCTTTCCACGACTACAACCGGGAAACTCTGATCCAGCATCTCAAGGACTATGGCATACGCTATGTCTATCTCGGAGAAGAACTGGGCCCGCGTTCCAAAGACCCGGCCCACTATGACGAAAGCCGACAGGTGCAGTTTGACCGTCTGATTCAATCCGATTTGTTTCAGAGCGGGGTAGGAAGGCTAAAAGACGGCTTGGATAAAGGCTTTCGCATCGCCCTGATGTGCGCCGAGAAAGACCCCGCCAGCTGCCACCGCAGCCTGCTGATCGCCTACGCTCTGCAACGGGAAGGCCTCACCGTCAGGCACATCTCCCATGAAGGAGACATCGAAGCGCAACCGGAACTGGAGCGCCGCCTGATGGAGCTTACCGGCATTCAACCGGATATGCTGACCCCAGAGGAAGAATGTCGCGACCTGGCCTATCGTAAATATTGTCAGGTCATGGCTTATCGGAAGCCGGAGTGA
- a CDS encoding DUF4288 domain-containing protein: MSWYAVKSLYHFGIKESGKNIYEERIVCFKAKSFDSAHAKALKEAEKYAKDCNFELHPEQSAYKQDGKKLRNGYEVWSVLYESDLDLEAFYNEHYLKYDYNPDS, encoded by the coding sequence ATGAGCTGGTATGCAGTTAAGAGCCTTTACCATTTTGGAATCAAGGAGTCAGGCAAAAACATTTACGAAGAACGCATCGTATGTTTTAAAGCGAAGAGTTTCGATTCCGCTCACGCAAAAGCCTTAAAGGAAGCTGAGAAATACGCAAAGGACTGCAACTTCGAGTTACACCCGGAGCAAAGTGCTTATAAACAAGACGGAAAAAAACTGAGAAACGGATATGAAGTATGGTCTGTATTATATGAGTCAGACTTGGACCTGGAGGCTTTCTATAATGAGCACTATCTCAAGTATGACTACAATCCCGATTCCTAA
- a CDS encoding cupin domain-containing protein — translation MSVVSTDNAEHYIWGERCDGWHLVKSPTLSVIQERVPSGCAEVRHLHQKAEQFFFVLTGIATLEVSGETYTLHPHQSRQARLIN, via the coding sequence ATGAGCGTAGTATCAACGGACAACGCCGAACATTACATCTGGGGAGAACGCTGCGACGGCTGGCATCTGGTTAAAAGTCCGACCTTAAGCGTTATCCAGGAGCGAGTTCCCAGCGGCTGTGCGGAAGTGCGCCACCTGCATCAAAAGGCGGAACAGTTCTTCTTCGTCCTAACCGGCATTGCGACGCTGGAGGTCAGCGGAGAAACCTATACCTTGCATCCTCACCAGTCCCGGCAGGCGCGCCTCATCAACTAA